In a genomic window of Amblyomma americanum isolate KBUSLIRL-KWMA chromosome 4, ASM5285725v1, whole genome shotgun sequence:
- the LOC144128602 gene encoding uncharacterized protein LOC144128602: MPHLRFPLQAACPRGLSSRVRGAVLITVASAFILLVLRSHHRLRTAPDVARHEDLQVNVHAIRSHSGRRGITAVPQKVVEEQRLATAPSEVRKKAAWLEALGADKRFIINTVQCRIPNLDPLDPSIAPFVKKAEVVDCSKDFPNLTFTKDTRLHINMPILPHLLQHSRAEQFHCCFRPFFRNVKPQSDDDNVFQMECIPFQDGMEVPHEFVKVECYNGDVLFYANYHAFIHPKKSYQRRFKEYFKPEHRGYQYSVLIVGVDSVSRLNAHRQFPETVRFLKERMGAVEMYGYTKVGDNTFPNLVPLLTGLTERELAFGVWTESDYLDSLPMLWKAFAANGWSTLYAEDNPELSTFNYFKQGFLRQPTDYYFRPFLSIYEREAGHRKPLNCHQCVGAQSETEVVLQWLRSYKELMLKWPSFAFVWLNSATHDDFNGGYQVDHIHRSFFEALHAGAYLQNTVVIFMSDHGHRWSPVRETHSGMFEDRLPALFISFPPTFRRHHPDIMRTIHINARRLTTPFDLHTTLASLVNFDGKPRPLDLDDYPEHLHGAVLDRAINLFREVPQNRTCEEAFIDEQWCACRESAAEDPGSEAVARVASFLVASINGIIAPYKSLCAVLKVSAVKSARVFLRHANASSLDYLLHLETSPGGALFETTVRTYNDGRPSELLGDVSRLNLYKGQADCVQSASIKKFCFCTSRGNEPP, encoded by the exons ATGCCTCACCTCAGATTTCCGCTACAGGCGGCCTGTCCACGTGGTCTTTCTTCAAGAG TCAGGGGAGCCGTTTTGATTACGGTTGCTTCAGCCTTCATTCTTCTCGTACTGCGAAGCCATCACAGGCTGAGGACGGCGCCAGATGTGGCTAGACACGAAGACCTTCAAGTCAACGTCCACGCCATCCGAAGTCACAGCGGGAGACGGGGAATCACCGCTGTCCCACAAAAGGTGGTGGAAGAACAACGGCTAGCAACGGCACCTTCCGAAGTCCGAAAGAAAGCGGCCTGGCTCGAGGCGCTAGGAGCAGACAAACGCTTCATTATTAACACGGTTCAGTGCAGGATCCCGAACTTGGACCCTTTAGACCCGTCAATCGCTCCATTCGTTAAGAAGGCTGAAGTAGTGGACTGCTCAAAGGACTTCCCAAATCTTACATTCACCAAG GATACCAGGTTGCATATCAATATGCCCATTCTGCCGCATCTACTTCAGCATTCCCGTGCGGAACAATTTCATTGCTGCTTTCGCCCGTTCTTCAGAAATGTCAAGCCTCAAAGCGATGACGATAACGT ATTCCAAATGGAGTGCATTCCTTTTCAAGACGGCATGGAAGTACCGCACGAGTTCGTGAAAGTCGAATGCTACAACGGGGACGTTCTGTTCTATGCCAACTACCACGCTTTCATTCACCCCAAGAAGTCGTATCAGCGGCGATTCAAGGAATATTTTAAACCGGAGCATCGGGGATACCAGTACAGCGTCCTCATAGTCGGAGTCGATAGTGTCTCCCGCTTGAACGCGCACCGCCAGTTCCCGGAGACGGTTCGCTTCTTGAAGGAACGGATGGGTGCCGTTGAAATGTACGGGTACACTAAGGTGGGCGATAATACCTTCCCAAACCTTGTACCTCTTCTAACTGGCCTCACCGAAAGGGAGCTGGCTTTCGGAGTCTGGACCGAGAGCGACTACCTTGACAGCCTTCCAATGCTGTGGAAGGCCTTCGCGGCTAACGGCTGGAGCACGCTATACGCGGAAGACAATCCAGAGCTCTCCACGTTCAACTACTTCAAGCAAGGCTTTCTCCGCCAGCCCACCGATTATTACTTCAGGCCGTTTCTGAGCATTTACGAGCGGGAGGCTGGCCATCGAAAGCCACTCAACTGCCATCAGTGCGTCGGTGCCCAATCTGAAACGGAAGTCGTGCTCCAGTGGCTTCGTTCTTACAAGGAGTTAATGTTGAAGTGGCCCTCGTTCGCGTTCGTCTGGCTTAACAGTGCCACCCACGATGACTTCAACGGAGGATATCAAGTGGACCACATCCACAG GTCATTTTTCGAGGCTCTCCACGCTGGGGCTTATCTACAGAACACAGTTGTGATTTTCATGAGCGATCACGGACATCGATGGAGTCCAGTAAGAGAAACCCACTCCGGAATGTTTGAAGACAGGTTACCAGCTCTCTTCATCTCCTTCCCTCCTACCTTTCGGCGACATCATCCGGACATTATGAGGACCATTCATATCAACGCTAGGCGCCTCACAACGCCGTTCGACCTGCACACAACGTTGGCAAGTTTGGTGAACTTCGACGGTAAGCCGAGACCGTTGGACTTGGACGACTATCCGGAACACCTCCACGGAGCCGTACTGGACCGAGCCATTAACCTCTTCAGGGAAGTGCCACAGAACAGGACATGCGAAGAGGCATTCATCGACGAGCAGTGGTGCGCCTGTCGGGAGAGCGCCGCCGAGGATCCCGGCAGTGAAGCAGTCGCCCGGGTTGCTTCGTTTTTAGTCGCTAGCATCAACGGAATCATTGCACCGTATAAAAGTTTGTGCGCCGTGCTCAAGGTCAGCGCGGTTAAAAGCGCGCGTGTGTTCTTGAGACACGCGAATGCGTCTTCACTCGACTACCTTCTTCACCTAGAGACGTCTCCTGGTGGGGCTTTGTTCGAAACCACAGTACGAACTTACAATGACGGAAGGCCTTCGGAATTACTGGGCGACGTCTCCAGACTGAACTTGTATAAGGGCCAGGCAGACTGCGTCCAAAGTGCAAGCATCAAAAAGTTTTGTTTCTGCACTTCACGCGGCAATGAACCGCCGTAA